The DNA sequence GAAGCTGGGAGAAGCCAAAGAAGGAGGAGAGAGTGCGGCAGTGGTGTGGGGGGTAGGACTTAGGAGGCGGGCAGATTGTGAATAGTGTGAGAGAGGAGCAGAGGATAATTAGGGtttcaatttctctttttaattttaatctaattttaattgtaaaatggGTTCGAATGGGTGGGTGGATTATTTGGGCCGGTTCAATTATGGGGCTTAGAGTCAATATTCGACTAAAAAGTCAAAACTCAattaaaaagtcaaaatcagacaaaaaaaagtcaaaattacatcaaatgACCGCCATGGCGGGATATTATGGCGGCGATATGGCGCTGTATCATAGCGCTTCGTGATGAAAACGCCATTGCCACACTGATTTATGGCATTTTTCTGTGTCGGCCGCCATGGCACCGCAATATCCACCATGGCAGTCATTTGCtgtaattttaactttttttggtCTGATTTTGACTTTTAgttgaattttgattataaGCCCGATAATTGAACCAGCCCAAATAATTCACCCATCCATTCTGACACATTTtacaatgaaaatgaaaattagattaaaattaaaatgagaaattgaaaCCTTATTTATCCTCTCCTCTCTCACGCTATTCACAATCTGCCCGCCTCCTAAGTCCTACCccacgccgccgccgcccagCCCCTCGCCGTCGTGCAGACCCTCTCCTCGTTGTCTGGCTTTTCCTAGCTTCATTTGGTTCATAATGATGATGATACACTTGATTGGGATATGGTGTATAAAGCTTAAGGCATTGGAGAGCCTTGGACATATACTAGGtcaaagaaaaggaaagaatcTTCTATACAAAGTTCAAGTTGTATTAGATATTCTAAGGAAATGGAACCCACGGTACCACCATATCTAGAAAAGGGAGAGACAAGGGCTTGTAGATGAAGAATTTGAGGATAATGTATGCGGATGTCAAGAGGATGAAGCAATGAATGCCAATGATGAAGCAATGGATGTCGATGATATTGATGAGGATGAACTAGAAGACTATGTTGGGCTTGATGACTATTGAGTATTGCTTATGATGGATTTATGTTTTGTTGAACTAAACTTAATTATTAGACTTTTATAAAATTGCTTTTGATTTatgctttattaattattttaagagttttagatgttatatttttattattttctaattttttgaattatatataaatatttaagtattactcctatttatttatttagttaatgACCGCCATATCCCTGAGGCGGTTTTCGGGCAAGCCGCCATACTGATTTGACAACATTGCTTGATTTATTAGgtttttctttgtgttttagtctatatttatttcaggCTCTGACTTGTAGACCGAATGTTATCTAAATGTAATTTACCTGATCCACGATGGTGGTTGCAAGCTGAAGTATTTGTGGCTTCTCAAACTTATAAACAGATACGTATGAGCAGAGACGAAGGCAACTAACCTTTGTTCCATTTAGAAGCTGTTTATAATAAATTGGTTAGCATCTAGTTCTTTTGTAAGCTAGGAGATATCTGCATCTCAAGGATGTGGACTTACAACGAATAGaaattttgatacaatttGATAAAGACTGAAGCCTGTGAAAtctttttctcactcattgGAAGATGTGTAGTATAATCTTATCTCCGAGGAGTGAGGCCTTTGTCTGACAGTTACATATTCTTGATAAGTGCCTTGTTATCTCCGTTGTATTGAACTTCTATAATACTGATTTGATGGTTacatttgaaaaatacaacCTTGTTATATGCACCATCTGTAGAGACTAGAGACAATGTCCTAACCTATATCGCACAACACATTACAAGTTTCCCTGACTAATTTCTTGTTACTTTCATAGTGACAGAGAGACTTCCACATGAACTTTTATGCAAGCTCTAATAATGGGTATCTTTTCTCTTATTCTGCATTTTCAGGTTGACATTGCCTCAACATTGGCCCTCCTCTTTGGTGTGcctattccaaaaaataatgtcGGCACTGTAATGACTGATGTTTTCTCATCTCTCAGAGGTTCTATATTACTATCTGGCACttaataataaatgtattGTCATTTGCAATGTGTTCTCTGGATGTCTCACTTCCTCCTCAATTTGTGAAACCTTTTATACATTTGCTACTGTtactttatttgtattttcttctCAAATGAAGAAGTGGAAGTTGCGCCATTGTCTGGTCCTTGGATGTCGAAAAATTACTTAAAGGGACTCCAGAATTAAAGCTTGGTTCTCCAACCAACAGGAAAATCTGTTTTACCAATTAAATATCAAGTATGCCTAATGCTTAAGAATGGAAATGCCTCATATAAGCTGATACTGGATGAGCTGCTCTTTGaagtacatgattttgctTCTTTCCTTCAACCTCGTCAATAGCAGACCCTAAAAGTAGAATCTAGAATCCGGTTAGTGGAATCTTGCATGTAGAATACATATGTCATATGCTCAATTGCTTGTTAATAAAGGTGCATATTCAGTTTCATATAGTGAAAAGACATCTAGCAAAGCACATTAATATGATAACAAGTTATTGTTATTTAAGAACATTACTGTTCATAAGCTTATAGGTAAAGAAACATATTCTAGTTAGTGGATGAAAGCTTCAGATTGAGGTATCTATCTTGTATCAAAGCACCTAAACTTGCCATGAACTTAATCCTAGCTGGAGTTCAGAACTTGGTCTGTTCCCATTTCACCGAATCCACTCCTTAATTACAATTCCAGTGTCACTTGTCCATTTTATGATAATTGCATCTCTTTTTCATCTTTCGCATGAAGCAGCTGAACAACAGCTGAGGATACTAGAGCTAAACTCTTGGCAATTACTGAGGCTACTACAAACCCATTTCACCGAATTTGAGTGTGCAAGATTCTCATGCGATTCTGGAAGTGGTAAAAATGATGGTGCAGAGAGGTTTTGTTGCTTATATCTGTCTGCCAATAAACTCCACGAATCCTGGAAGTCAACAAATTCTTTGAGGTCATTAATCTTCTTAGCCTCTTGAAAATATGTATGTGTCCATACATAATTTaatagggtagtgataaaatgcaaacttatatattgtacaaactcaaaactcctcaacacaacttcaacacagtttcaatacaaaatcaacacagtgtaaactttcaagattttaatgtcaacacagtatcaacacaatatcaacacaacatcaatcattgattaccattgaaattctgttgacatcttgatgatgcttttttgtgatctgttgacattttaatcatagttttgagtttgaacagtatttagagttttcatttgatcacattcctaatttaatattaataatccCTCCATAGAAAAAGTGTGTAACACTCTTTTTCGCTATTCTTCAAATAGATCCACCAATGGAGATGATTACCAGAGCATAGTTATGGCATATCATGATTTCCTTGGAATTGCAAGCAAGTGGTTATCAAGCAGATTAACTGATGTATGTATGAATTCTTTTCTACCGGAAAGTTCATTTCTACTAAGGAAAATATTGATACCTTGCTCTTGTTCTTCCTTGTTGGGTTCTTTGTTTCTTGGTATTACAGAAGCCATTTGTTCAACTTGCACTGGGAATAGCAGCAATGCTTCTGTCGTCTTTGATACTTATGAGCCTCCTTTTCCTCCTTGGCCAAGAGAATAATCTCCAGGGAAGTGACTACATTTCTAGCTCTGATGACAAGACTCACAAGTGGCATTTAGAGGAATTATTTATTGTGGCTGTAATGTTTATCCTTGTATTTAGTATGGCTTCAAGTTCTATGGTAGAGGAAGAACAATACATTTGGCATTTCATGAcctcttcattttatttgatcttGCTGAGAAAGACAATACACTCCATCACCAATGGCAGTGCACTCACTTTGACATctgggaaaaaagtaagaataaTCCATAGCATATGTTGCATCATTGTAGTTCTAGTATGTAGGAGAGTTCTCAGAGGCTGGCATCAGGGTGGTGTCAACTGGGCTTATCTACCAGACATTTCTAAGCTACTTGAGCAGGCAGGGACTGTTGCTATAAAGTCTCTGCATTTGTTGTCATTGGTCCTTGTCGTTATCACATTTTCAGCTGGTCTTCTGGCAATGCGGTTGAGAATTAACTTAGTCTTGTTCTTACTGCTGATATACTTCGTTCCGGTGCTGATAATTTTGGAGCAAATTTTGAATTACCAAGATGGCACATTCACATCATCGAGCATTCAGAGTACtacaatgataaaaatattttatgcacTTATAGGGACTATTACTGTGGGGGTCCTTCTTTCTCTGCCGTGGTTGAAGCCGATCAGAGATCCCAAAACCTCTAAAGACATCACCAGAGCATCGAGTGATGCTTTACAAGAAAGTCAATGTGAACTTCTCTGTATTAGAGATGTTATATTTGTTATTGGCTGGTGTTATGCATTCTCTTGGTCTTTGTTACAACTTCTGCTACAACAGCCTATAAATTCAATGCCCACATATCTACTTCTTGTGCAAATTTTGGCTACCCTATGCTATTTTTCTGAGGGTGGCATTCATTTGAAGCACTGGACTAAGGTCAGTTGAATCTCAATATATTCTCATGGGAAAATACATTTAGATCCCTACATTTTCACTTCTTTCTGTATATCTATCTCTTTTCatttgaataaagtaaatggttTCCTGCATTTTCATGAGAtctttggttcatgagatttgCCACACATCTCTaaactttttccttcttttggCATGAGTTATGCAAATTTTTACTACTTGCAAGTGTAAAACCAGGAACATTCAAACACCAATTATAAATCTTGTGCAAATTTTCTCTGtaaatgaatttgtttttaaatgtTGGTTTGCAAACTGCATTGGCAATGTATCTGCTAAAAATGTTGGAAACACTTTCGTATTTGTTTGACTGCTTTTATGGATCAAATCATGAGTGGCTGCACTTTTAGGTTGCTGCTCTGTACTATTTGGGAATGGCTGGCCACTTTGGTCTTGGTAATACAAACACTCTTGCTACAATTGATGTTGCCGGGGCTTTCATAGTACGTTCTACCTTCTTAACTTTGCAATTATGTTCTCATGCTCATGTATGTGTGCATTAACTCTTTCCATGTCTCTATTCTGGTGCTTCCCAGGGCATGTCGAGCCACTCAACTGTGATTTCTGGTATTTTGATGTTCATTATCACGTATGCCTCCCCAATGTTAGCTCTTCTTAGCACATTGATGGATGTCTCCGTGATGGATGCAACAACACTTGCCAATTCCCAGGATGTTGATTTTGGACATCTTCTGAAAACGACGCTAGGATATCCTTGTCTAGTTCCACTGGGATTGAATTCCATCGTCCTACTTGCGTACACAATCGTATTGCTTCTAATGAGGAACCACTTATTCGTCTGGAGCGTCTTCTCCCCAAAGTAAGttcccccccaaaaaaagCTGCTTCTATTGCCTAACTCCACAAACCAAACCTTCATATTAGCACGAGGCATGATGGAGTCACGGTTGTTTTGCAGGTATCTCTACGTTTGTGGCACAACAGCTTGCGTCTACATTGGTGTATCATTCATCGCCTTGACTGTAACTTACACATGCATTGTTAGGTATTATCGACATCGAGTGTAGTGAATCAATACGTTTTTCAAATGATGCTTATGAGTTTTTTATATGATCAAAATTTGGTTCCTATTAGATAATATTACGATTGAGCATCTTCAAGGAACAGAGTAAATGGAAATGTAAATAGAAACAATTgccatatttactttttctttgtaaaaattattttggaaagataaagagaaataactaCCATATCTAAAAATTATCATCTTAATAAGAAGATCATCTTAATAAGAAGAGTACTTGAGAAGAAATTAGGCCTtgttcaattttcaaaattggaacctgtataaaacaatataatcAATGAAATGCTACTTAGTAGTATTATCTGTTTTGGAATAAAGAATTGAATTTAACAGAATTCAgcatgaatatatatatataaaaaaacttgTTTGCTTTAATTTGATTCGATTCGATTGACCTTTTTCCAATCCCGTTCGCGGTTATGGGTAACGAATCCGAAACGCAAACGCTTCTAAACGCGGCCGAATATCTCCTCCAAAGCCGCAACTTCGCCGACTGCATCAACTACGCCGCCCGCGCCCACGATTCCGACCCCACAAATCCCGCCCCCGTCAGAATCCTCTCCACCGCCTCCGTCCTCTCCGCCTCCAAAATCACCGCCACTCACCATGACTACTACGCCGTCCTCAATCTCCCCTATTTCGACTCCGATTCCTCTCGAATCGACTCCACCTTCGAAACCCTAACTTCAATTCTCGATCCCAATACCAACCGCTGCCCCTTCGCATCCGAGGCCTTCGATTTGGCGGTCAAAGCGTGGTCCGTCCTGTCTAATCCCCTCGAGAAGGCCCGGTTCGATGCCGAGTTGCAGGCGTTTTTCGATCCCGCCGTCTCTACCTCCGCTACCTTTTGGACAATCTGCCCTTATTGCTATTACGTCTACGAGTATGATAAGGTTTTCGAGGATTGCTGCTTGAAGTGCCAGAATCAGAGGTGTAGACGAGTGCTTCACGCCGTGCCGATTGCGgggcctccgccgccgccggacGTGGTGTCCAGGGGCCAGTACTGCTGCCCTGGATTCATGCCGTTCGCGCTTCGTTCCAACGATGGAAAGCCAATTCGAGACAAATTATGGCTTCCCTTCGCGCCTTCGCATCACTTAGGTAAAATGCCGGATTTCAATTCTGCTACATTTGAAGATTGTGTTGTTGTTTTAGATTATGACAGATTTCAGGGAACAGGTTCTCAGGCTCATGTTAATGGAAAAAAGGCGAGAACGGAAGGAAATTCAAGAAAGAGGATGAAATCCGCGCCCTGGAAATCAAAGAAGTTGTTGGGTAGAGGGATTAATATCGATGGCGACGAGGCACATCGTGTATACGGAGTTAGGGACGAGAGTTGTTTTAATGACGAACCCGAGCCTTGTTTGGGGGGACTGGAGTTCCTTAATGGAGATGATGATGTATTCGTTAGTTTGCCGTGCGAATTTGATATGGGAAATGGGAGACCAATGGCCTTGTAAAATGATGTTGATACAACTGACTGAAGCAGGAAGGTAATTGCTTATTTGGTGTAGGAAAGAAATTATCAGCTTTTCTGCTTCGTTACTGTTTTGCTTCTTTCCTGTAAATCTATAGCCTTTTGGGATAGTGATGACACACACAATGTGCTCTAGCTGTGTAAGTTGGTTTTTGCTTTCTTGTCAAATTGCCAATAGTTAGTTGTTTTAGTCTATGAGAAAAATTTTCCTATTATGTCCATCCATTAACTCATAGTACTATGTTTGTATTTGCACCAAATCCAGTCTTAGTCTTAGGGCTTCTATTTCCGAATCTTCTTTATCATAATAAGGTAGTAATAACCAAAGTATTCTTCTTTTCCCAAACATGTACTTGTTCCATGATTGAATTGAAAGGAAAATATAGCAATTTAGTCTTGGTTTCTGCCTTTAATGATGATCAGGCCGTATCTTGGAGTATTTCCTTTTCAGTATCATACTACTTAACTATTGCAGGCTTTGTGTATAGAATGATGTGATCCAGTTAATAGGACAGACACAAGATTGAATAAcagagaaaaatagaattttactCCTTAACGTATCATTTACTTTTCAGTTTGGTAGTATGGTTAGTACTTGCTACATTCCTTTCAATGATCTGTTGTAATATGTGGTTGGAGTTAAGACTGTTAGAAGGAGCTAATCTTTCGTTCCAAGTCTGAACTTTGTTTGTTCCAGAAACCCAATTGACTAGCAGTTTAAGTTATATCATGTTATATTCTCAAGTTTTATGTTGACTCACACCCATGCATTTTGCTGGACTGTTGTTGCATTTAATCCATATTTATTTGACTGCCTATGTAAAGTTGTAAACTATTGGTTCTATGGATTGTTGGGGTTGGCTTTATCTTGAAAGAGGTGGACGAGAGCCTCTGTTTTTTCAGGTTTAAACTGACGACCactttaactttttcaaattttgttatgATATTTTCCTATTCTACATTATTTGGTATCTTGCGATTTGCTAATTCTAGTATCTAGAGTTGTTGAACTCAAAAATTCGGAACCTAACTTGAAGAAAGAAGACTAAAGGCTAAAAGTAGTCCTAAACATATGGCGATTTTACGAATTTGGTCAAGAACAATATCTTTTGATTTATTCCGTCCCACACAATTGAAAACGGACCGGATTAGTCCTTTATGAACGGCGTCGTGAAAAAGTGACAGTCAACGCCAATGTAGTGTATTTTGACCGAATTAGGTTActaataatgttttattaacGACTAAATTATAACATAGTaatcattttggaaaaaatttgaaaataaaaataatctttaacaaaaggaaaaataacaaaaaatacaaaacaaaaaatttagtCTCCCTTCTCTGAGATCTCCCACTTCATACAATTTGAATCGTTGTCTCTGTCTCACTCTgcaaacttttaaaaaaaaaaatcaaatgacaTTCAAATGGAACCCTAGTTCGCGCTGATGAAACCTAGTCGGTTCACCCTCCGATGCGCTGCTGTTGGAGGCCAAGCGCGAGAAGGAGATGGTGCATAACACTAAAGACATTCACTTTCTTGGGAAAACAGTGCCTATCATTCTCCGGAACGACAGCGACCAATGCCCTCTCCTCGCTATTTGTAATACCGCTTTCATTCTCTCTAGGTCTTGCAATTTTAGCTCTGATAGGCGTTGATGTGATTTTCATATTAGATATAACGTATTGCACGATTGATTTCATAAAACTGCAGACtgtgatttttgaaattcaaattcagaatttgttaattagtactccctccgtcccgcttaagatgacacgttttcctttttagtttgtcccaactaagatgacacatttccttttttggtaactttctctctccaattaatacactcaaccactttttctcactcctattaaaatatttatctttctttatctctctactttaatacttacacccatcttctctctccaattaaacactttaaccaataactcctaaaatcccgtaccggctaagcaatgtgtcatcttagccggacggagggagtagtattattgGCTCATCTTGTCTATGTCCTAGAGGGCTTAATTGGTTTCTGTTGGTGGCGTTTAATTGGTTCTTGCAAGAGAAAAAAGTGTTCGTGCAAAAACTTGGGTTCTTGAGTTCTTGAGAGTGTAGTCCatctgttttttaaaaatagcaactatttccattttgggctgttccttaaaaatagaaattttagaatctttttattttaggacatggaccccataatccactaactctattttcactactttttttctcttaatcTCTCAAACTTTGTCAAGCtactgaaaattgaaaaactagAAGCAGCAACAGCAAAAGGCAGCGAGtgaagagaaagaagatgatTCAGTTGCTTTTCAGCCTAACACTCATTGAGATGGCgctgattaaaaaatatccacGTGTcagtattttattagtatagtATGAAATGGTGTATTATTTGAATGAGGTGATTTATGACCACTTTAAGTTTAGCGTTTAGTCAAATCTTAATTACTAATTGAAGCTTTGAATATCTCATGTTTATTAGTACATTTTTAGTGTCAAATTTTTCACTAATGAGTGAATCGATCcaagaaataattataatagtgTACAAAcagtactactcctactatttttttttattactattagtaTTATCCTTAATTATgcaatataatcaaataaatgacTTGTGATATAGTTTTGTAATAATTAAACTCATTAAATTggatatatttctaaaaagaACAATACCAACAGAACATgtagttttgaaaaaaaaaaatcataccaAATTATATACCAgtaagtttgcaatttttcatTTGGTAATAACTAAATGAACAGAATGTTTACCTAAATATAACTTCAgatattattcaaatattgtaACTtacttttagaaaaataaattaaaaaggtcTAAATGATgcggcaaaaaaaaaattctcattttaacTTTTGCAAGATCTCAATCTAAATTTGTTCACGTCACTGTCTTCTTAAATCTTTTGAACCAATCCGCAAATTGTGCAGCGACTATATATCCAAAgtcaaaatatgacaaaattgGATTTGATCATATCTTTTGATGTTCAAACAATAATTCAGACGTAAAAGAATACACATTAGATATATACTAATTAGATATATACTAATGTGTATaagaagatgaatattttaagaaatgttattACTCACTTTAGATAAGTGGTTGTAACATCGGAACAATTGAGTAAAttgagtaaaatatatatgtgcGAAGGATTGAAAACTTTAGTTTGTCATTTATTAcgtttttctataaatttacaataataagtatttcatgtattaataatattattaaaaaataatataaaaataaatatataatagtgTGGTTGGGTGGTTGGGGTGGTCATTGATAAACCATGAAAATGTGGGTGGTTGGGTTGGATAAATATTGATGATGTGGAAGATGATGTGGAGgagatagaaataaattaaatattgaaaaagtggctggttgggttgggttgggtggTTGCTGATAAACATAGTCTAAGAGCATCTGCCCCCCTTAAAAACACTACTATTGCTTTCTCCACCATAATTACTTATGAGGGCTTGTTCTTTATGTTTGTTCTCACAtaattctaataataataCCAACAAAACGTAGAAACTTCTTCTACTATGGATCCTTCAATTCATAATATATTTCTTGTTTTGAACCTTCTAAAATATCTATCggtcaaaataaaaataatagtatttgtttctatcttgtttgtatatttttagaaataatccGGTTGGAAATAGCTTCGAACCACGTCTAGCGGTAAAATGCAAGTTTTTGTagtgtatagtactatatatactattatgCTATCTAATGTTAAATTATAGATAGAGGTAAAACATAGCTTTGTATGTGAAtctttttcatcttcttcactttcactttattatttataggtCACACCATCCACTATACAATTTAactactttttccttttctcttttattttaatcctaaacctttttctcttatcttttactttattatttatgtgtTTCACCATCTACTAtgcaatttcaattattttttccttttttaatttattttatcaaattatacattaaaatctgtgACAATACTAAATAACCTATATCTATGAGAGATGAACtgttttaaaatgatttgtttttacattttaacAATTACTTTCTGTCTTGTTAACGggtataaatttataattggtttaaaacaattttcgAGTTCAAATGCTTTCtctattctctttttctttaacCTTTTTGACTTATAGATAGTAGTCGTAGTggtattttcttttctctagAAAGTAGAAAGGGACGACCTATAGTGTCACGTGAAGGCGGAATAttatttggagaagatgaataCTACAAGTCCCAGTACagcaaataattaatactccacaATAACCCCTCAAACAAATCCCCCTGTACAacaatcaatatttatagtagtattttttactatGATATATTTTCAGGAATCTAAATGATATGAAAGTTCACGAGATGAAGAGTtgaatatggagtatattaaacTACAATTATTATATCACTATCGGTAGAAGCAAGGATTTTGAAACTATCATAGGAGTAGTATGTTTAAATGCGTATATAGGTAGTATTTCCAAGAATATTAAtaacattattatattatatatagaagTTGGaacgttttcaattttaaatttagtttaattcgAAGTGGACATGAGGATTTAGCACCTATAAATACGTTTGTTTCTTTCACCAAAATTACAAACACAATCAAACATTTATCAagtcttttataattttagcaTCAATCAAGCAATGGCTTCCCTGAGAATTTCTCCCATTTTTGCACCCTTCAATCAGTCGAAAAGAAGATTGGGCAGCTGTCATAGCCATCGAGGCAAACATGAGTCCTGCTCATCGTTGTTTGGGAAAACATTTCCGAATAGGGTTTTGAATGAGAATAGGCAATTGCTAACAATCTCAAAAGTAGCTACAAATGA is a window from the Salvia hispanica cultivar TCC Black 2014 chromosome 1, UniMelb_Shisp_WGS_1.0, whole genome shotgun sequence genome containing:
- the LOC125201631 gene encoding GPI ethanolamine phosphate transferase 2, giving the protein MGNDYSLTCKNLPLVTVSAVLIQIIGLYLFIVGFFPVKPSLSGMSGFESFYPPAVNSIHFDNNISTLPPGKLKSLYQELSGVSPLYDRLILMVIDGLPAEFLLGKDGEPPPKVFIEAMPYTQSLLASGLAIGYHAKAAPPTVTMPRLKAMVSGAIGGFLDVASNFNTQAFLEDNLIAQFRRIGWKMMMLGDETWLKLFPNMFDKHDGVSSFFVKDTIEVDYNVSRHLTNELCHTDNDLLILHYLGLDHVGHIGGRNSALMSPKLMEMDRVIERIHSTLVQEMKQRRTLMVVVSDHGMTDGGNHGGSSYEETDSLALFISAEKISDAENIKEAYQVDIASTLALLFGVPIPKNNVGTVMTDVFSSLRAEQQLRILELNSWQLLRLLQTHFTEFECARFSCDSGSGKNDGAERFCCLYLSANKLHESWKSTNSLRSTNGDDYQSIVMAYHDFLGIASKWLSSRLTDKPFVQLALGIAAMLLSSLILMSLLFLLGQENNLQGSDYISSSDDKTHKWHLEELFIVAVMFILVFSMASSSMVEEEQYIWHFMTSSFYLILLRKTIHSITNGSALTLTSGKKVRIIHSICCIIVVLVCRRVLRGWHQGGVNWAYLPDISKLLEQAGTVAIKSLHLLSLVLVVITFSAGLLAMRLRINLVLFLLLIYFVPVLIILEQILNYQDGTFTSSSIQSTTMIKIFYALIGTITVGVLLSLPWLKPIRDPKTSKDITRASSDALQESQCELLCIRDVIFVIGWCYAFSWSLLQLLLQQPINSMPTYLLLVQILATLCYFSEGGIHLKHWTKVAALYYLGMAGHFGLGNTNTLATIDVAGAFIGMSSHSTVISGILMFIITYASPMLALLSTLMDVSVMDATTLANSQDVDFGHLLKTTLGYPCLVPLGLNSIVLLAYTIVLLLMRNHLFVWSVFSPKYLYVCGTTACVYIGVSFIALTVTYTCIVRYYRHRV
- the LOC125211988 gene encoding uncharacterized protein LOC125211988 isoform X3, encoding MGNESETQTLLNAAEYLLQSRNFADCINYAARAHDSDPTNPAPVRILSTASVLSASKITATHHDYYAVLNLPYFDSDSSRIDSTFETLTSILDPNTNRCPFASEAFDLAVKAWSVLSNPLEKARFDAELQAFFDPAVSTSATFWTICPYCYYVYEYDKVFEDCCLKCQNQRCRRVLHAVPIAGPPPPPDVVSRGQYCCPGFMPFALRSNDGKPIRDKLWLPFAPSHHLGNRFSGSC
- the LOC125211988 gene encoding uncharacterized protein LOC125211988 isoform X2, with translation MGNESETQTLLNAAEYLLQSRNFADCINYAARAHDSDPTNPAPVRILSTASVLSASKITATHHDYYAVLNLPYFDSDSSRIDSTFETLTSILDPNTNRCPFASEAFDLAVKAWSVLSNPLEKARFDAELQAFFDPAVSTSATFWTICPYCYYVYEYDKVFEDCCLKCQNQRCRRVLHAVPIAGPPPPPDVVSRGQYCCPGFMPFALRSNDGKPIRDKLWLPFAPSHHLDFREQVLRLMLMEKRRERKEIQERG
- the LOC125211988 gene encoding uncharacterized protein LOC125211988 isoform X1 encodes the protein MGNESETQTLLNAAEYLLQSRNFADCINYAARAHDSDPTNPAPVRILSTASVLSASKITATHHDYYAVLNLPYFDSDSSRIDSTFETLTSILDPNTNRCPFASEAFDLAVKAWSVLSNPLEKARFDAELQAFFDPAVSTSATFWTICPYCYYVYEYDKVFEDCCLKCQNQRCRRVLHAVPIAGPPPPPDVVSRGQYCCPGFMPFALRSNDGKPIRDKLWLPFAPSHHLGSQAHVNGKKARTEGNSRKRMKSAPWKSKKLLGRGINIDGDEAHRVYGVRDESCFNDEPEPCLGGLEFLNGDDDVFVSLPCEFDMGNGRPMAL